Sequence from the Asterias amurensis chromosome 14, ASM3211899v1 genome:
CACCATTTCACTGCCATGTTGAAATTCAATTTAAAGGCATAGAACATGTAGCCGCATTCGGTTTAACGTTTTAGGTTAACTAATGTACAtccacgattttttttcaacatgGAAGGTTTGTGGCTTGCGCAATAACGTTTACTGATGGGTGTTTAAGCTTGTTTAAACTTCGTTCAATTCCGCGTTAAAATGCAACAATTCCATTAATCCTATAATATTTCTCGTTCTCTCACATTCAAAAAGTTTCAAGGAGCCCTAACTACAGTTTACGAACTAATGTTAAAGTTGTTTAAACTGATGTTAATTCCTCGTGAAAAAACCACAATTCCAATTCCTTCTTATCTTCTCATTACCAATGATTCAAGTACCCTAAACCTTTCCTGAACCATTCTAGACCTAATGTTATTAGCAGTTCATCCCCGACATTTTCATTACAGATACCTTGCTATTTTGTTCCTTAAAATAATGTTATATAGCCGTGTTTGTATAACCTTTTCATCGAATTTAACCACTATGCATGGTATATTAGTCCTGCAACTCAGGCGAGTTGTAAATTTAGGAACAGCTCGGCAAAAAACTGAGATTCTATTCCCCTAGGGTATTTATACAAGGTTCAAAATAtacaccaaaacaaacaaaacgcaATTGGACAGAACTGCAAGTTGAATTTAATTGCATTCAATGCTATAGGTCTTGTGTTCACATGCCTCGATACCATCTTGACCAgggtaataaaacaaaacttataaAGACAAATAAGAAATGGTTCTGAGATATATTACATGGTTTGCTTGGGTCAAAGCCCTACTACACTATTAGCAATAGGTCATATAGAAGCCATCCATATAGTGGTTAACAGCTGGCAAAACCAGAACTATAATTGGACACTCACATCTCcaccaaaatatttttttcttcgaaGGAATTATTTTTGAGctggaaaaaaacatgttaGTTCAGGCTGCACCACAAAACACTCATGCAGAATAACCATTTATTACTCCAATATACCTTCATGCTTTTAAGATTCAAACTTAGAATGTGTGACGATAGCTATGCGTGTGTGGTCAACCTTTAAGGCAGTTTTCTTATGGAGAGAAAGCAGGAGACCTCAGCCCCCAAGTCATTAATTTAATCTAAGAACAAAACACCAATATGCAAGCTGGGACGCTACGTTTAACGTGCACTGAATACAAAATGAATCAACAGCAATCCGCACACCAAAGTAAACTACAgtcaataataaaattaatactTTTAACAAGTTTAATACCTTTCCTGCATGCAATGTTGATtgtgattattattaaataacaaaGTCAATACCTGCGActggcttgttttttttttatatcaaataaAATTACACAACTGATTCAGCTGAAGCTTCAGTGAACATCGGCTTCCTTACATTAGCGTTCAGATTAAGAGgagatttcttccttgacaGTTTCGTCAGAGGAGGAGCAGCCTCAGGCACGTCTTGTGATGACAGAGAATCTTGCTCTATGTCTTTCTTAACCGACTTCTCTTTTTCACACTTATAGGGGTTCTTGCATCTTTCAGATGCTCCCCAATCTTTCTTAGATGTATATTTCTTGCGTTGAGATCCACGGCTTGTGTCTTGTTTTCTCTTGTGATTGGCTGTTTGGATTGAACCCTTTCTTTTGATGCCTACTTCGGTGGCGAGTGGGGTCTTTGGCCTCCCAGTAACTCGAACAATCATCTTGCTATCATTTGAGCTACTCTTCTTAATTATCCTAACAGGTCGTCTTAGAATGAAAGAGGAGTTATCAAAGCTTCTTCTTTTGACAATCTTCAGCTTTCGTCTTTTAGTCGCAAAGTCAATGGGGACGTGTTGAGTGTGTCTGGTATCTTTGTATTTCACAATCGCATCATTTTGAGAAGGATTTGTTGATTGGATGCTGAATGGTTCTGTTTTATCTTTGAGGTTATTATTGTTGGTGTCTTTGTCGATCTTAATAAATCCATCCCTTGGTGTGATGTCCATACTACCTATACGATTGGTCAGATTGTTAGTGTCGATAGAATCAGATTGCCTCCAGATAGGCATAGGTAGGGTCTTTAGATCCACAGAGATGTTGGTAGGTCTAGGCGAGGTTTTTGTGTCGAGAGAGATGTTGGTAGGTCTAGCCAAGGCTTTTGTGTCGACAGAGATGTTGAAAGGCCTACGTGAGTTTTTCATGTCGACACAAATGTTGGTAGGTCTAGGCGAGGTTTTTGTGTCGACACAAATGTTGGTAGGTCTAGGCGAGGTTTTTGTGTCGAGAGAGATGTTGGTAGGTCTAGGCGAGGCTTTTGTGTCGATAGAGATGTTGAAAGGCCTACGTGAGTTTTTCATGTCGACACAAATGTTGGTAGGTCTAGGCGAGGTTTTTGTGTCGACACAAATGTTGGTAGGTCTAGGCGAGGTTTTTGTGTCGACACAAATGTTGGTAGGTCTAGGCGAGGTTTTTGTGTCGAGAGAGATGTTGGTAGGTCTAGGCGAGGCTTTTGTGTCGACAGAGATGTTGGTAGGTCTAGGCAAGGTTTTTATGTCGACAGATACGTTTGCAGTTCGTGTAGGAGCTAGACTAGCCCTCATACTTGTTTTCGTATCATGTTTCCGGTAGTTATAGTGATCAGAAAATGTTTGGGTTTTCAACTCAGATTGTCTGAACGTTAGGTTCACTCGATGTGCAGTGGAAAGTTTGTAGATTTGTGTCTTTACACTTGCATGATTATCTGACATACTTTGGGTGACTTTATTGGATGTTTGGGTCCAATCCCTTCGCACCTCTTCCGTTGCCATGGTTTTCGATCTGTTTGTATTTGGATCTTCAACATCCAACTTAAAGCTGAGGTTCTTTTGGTCCTTGTTTGGCAAAGcacttgatgacgtcatgacgtGCTTGCCACTGATTGGTTCTTGGATCTCTTGATCTTTTTGATTGATACCTTCTGGCTCAGGTTCGTCTGCATCACTGTCGTTGTCGTTGGTGGCGTTGTCTTCCTTTTCTTGCTGCAACAGCAGCGCCATTTTGAAATGAAGAGATCCATTTTTCCGACCTGCTAGCTCCATCGCAGTCTGCATAGAGGACAATTAAAGAGTGAAATATTACTTAAAAGCCCCAATTGTTAAAGGcgggcactattggtagttactcaaactaattataagcatacaaacttttttggtaccgagcaatggagagctgttgataatataaaacattatgagaaacggctccctctgaagtaacgttgtttttttagaaaggggtaatttctcactcgaacaTTTGAATCTAGGCTGAAGCCTTTCTCGGGCATCTGAAggcgcacaaatttgtgcaaacgAATCTTCTTTTATTCATCTCTTGCAACTGTGATGACCAAAGAGACCACCTTTTCACAGTTGTTTTATGTTATCCATTATGTTGGGAtctaccaagtgagaagacgtgtccagtgcctttaatgatggTTGATTTGTCGCTAATCAAAATGACTATTAGTCGGTTAATGTGAATGACCGGTCGGTGGAATTCCAATTAATAAAGGATAGGGAAGATTATGATCAGGATAAGAGAATTAGACTTTGAAAGATTGAATAGAGTGAATTATTTCAACCATCACGCAGAAGACGCAGTCCTATAAAGGGATGATACCAGACAAAATGTGCAAATTTGTCAAATAAAATGGAAGCTGCCTTTCCTTCCATGGAGAAATAATACATTGttgtaaaattatttaaatagTCTCGGGTTGATTTAAATCTCATTACTTCCATGTCgtttccattttccctcgatTTTCTCCAAAACGACACTTTTAAAAGTCTCTCTATTAAATTGCGTAAAACTAACCAGACATTGAGGTAAGTCACCTATTACACTGACTCCAATTCAAACAATAGTATATTTTGTCTTTGTCCATACATCAACTTCGCATTTCCACGTGATATGGTCACATGACAATGGTCATGTGACGTCAGGGCCACCCTCATACTGCGTCACCAAAGTGCGCCGTCGGCAAAACTCTATTGTTTTTCTCAAACTGCGCAAAGGGAAAACTAATCAGAGGGATTTGCAAACAAATTCAATTATTGCGCGTTTGGAACACAGATCAAGTTCCTGTGATTTCAATAATGCGTCTAGTTTAAGAGTAAATAATTAATCCAACTGTGACACAGAGTTAGTGATGAAGTCTTGGGTTTCCTGTTTGCCAGGGGCCAGACTAGAGGATGTGGTTCAGTCTTCATAACATCATCTCATGTGACTCTATGCATCTTTAATCTTAATATATCAATTACCTAAAACCAAGCACTTTACTATGCACtctttactttaaaggcagtggacactattggttattactcaaaataattattagcacgaaaccttacttggtaacgagtaatggggagaggttggtagtataacacattgtgagaaacggctccctctgaagtgccatagttttcgagaaagaagtaattttcagcgaatttgatttagagacctcaagtttagaacttgaggtctcgaaatcaaccatctaaacgtccacaacttcgtgtgacaagggtgttttttctttcattattatctcacaacttcgacgaccaattgagctcaaattttcacaggtttgttatttcatgcatatgttgagatacaccgagcga
This genomic interval carries:
- the LOC139947600 gene encoding uncharacterized protein; this encodes MPVQGGGTLVQRLPHMSHASTGLRHLYEKVESGTLPTVQTKDALCRPARDKTVRYPHVKRVGPYLLGRTIGEGSFAKVKEALHSVVGEKVAVKIIDKKEARKDPYLRKNMRREASLLQSLRQHPNIISLYEVMETDNNFYMVLDLCTGGALLDRICSKKCLQEDEARRYVKQIVSAVDHIHQAGILHRDLKVENLLLDENNNIKIIDFGLSNFIGYSSSSSTKGTGVRAEFQATQCGSPAYAAPEIIANKKYGPKVDVWSIGVNTFAMLAGSLPFTVEPFNIKLLLKKINNREMAEIPTNLTNECKDFIRRLLHPDPRKRYSILEAMNHKWLVGDVDAVIRPRTASSAHSGRISRMDLETDILDYIWTNMGYNISHVTDSVISKRCDEYSAMYYLLLRRRDRHHVKMLKRLETKDESGSDAKDSGISAPKLYDEATAMELAGRKNGSLHFKMALLLQQEKEDNATNDNDSDADEPEPEGINQKDQEIQEPISGKHVMTSSSALPNKDQKNLSFKLDVEDPNTNRSKTMATEEVRRDWTQTSNKVTQSMSDNHASVKTQIYKLSTAHRVNLTFRQSELKTQTFSDHYNYRKHDTKTSMRASLAPTRTANVSVDIKTLPRPTNISVDTKASPRPTNISLDTKTSPRPTNICVDTKTSPRPTNICVDTKTSPRPTNICVDMKNSRRPFNISIDTKASPRPTNISLDTKTSPRPTNICVDTKTSPRPTNICVDMKNSRRPFNISVDTKALARPTNISLDTKTSPRPTNISVDLKTLPMPIWRQSDSIDTNNLTNRIGSMDITPRDGFIKIDKDTNNNNLKDKTEPFSIQSTNPSQNDAIVKYKDTRHTQHVPIDFATKRRKLKIVKRRSFDNSSFILRRPVRIIKKSSSNDSKMIVRVTGRPKTPLATEVGIKRKGSIQTANHKRKQDTSRGSQRKKYTSKKDWGASERCKNPYKCEKEKSVKKDIEQDSLSSQDVPEAAPPLTKLSRKKSPLNLNANVRKPMFTEASAESVV